The Anopheles moucheti chromosome 3, idAnoMoucSN_F20_07, whole genome shotgun sequence genome contains the following window.
ACTAGCAAAGTGCTGCCGAATAATTGAACGAACCGCGAACCGGGACAGTGCCGCGCCGTGGACGTGCCCGTGACATTGACTCGAAACCGTTTGAAATTGAACTGTAATGCGGCCAGCTTATTGATGACCGTTTTATATAGACACAGAGCTCCCGgtgcacgcacacacggaaTCGTTCCTGTCCCGTGTTCCTGCCCGCTTCCTGCTGCACTTCAGGGGAAAACCgtccgagtgtgtgtgtgtgtatgggtggggtttgtgtgttgtttctcttcaCTTCTTCTGCGCTGGTCCTCCGGGAATGTGCCGTGTCCCGATGCGCGATGATCCCGTCCCGCTAATTCCCGATCGAAGACAACTACTACGCGCTCGTGAGCGCATGGTTTGGTGCGTGAAACATCGGGAGAATCGGACTCGCGTATCGGACCTGGTGTTGCGCGGTTAGTGTTtggcagaacaaaaaaaaaacaccgatcGCACGCGTGTGTGGTCACGCAAGATTCAAACTATGGCGCGGACGCGGGCGTCTCGTAGTAGAAGCTTCGTACGGATCACCCATCAACCCCGATGGACAGAGCTGCTACAGTGTTGGGCAAAAATGTTATACTACTGCTAGATGATCTTTTAGTTAGCTCtagaaagataaataaaaagttttattgttGTAAACTAAATAATATAACTTAGACCTTCCAATATTCCAAGtcatataaatattaaaaagttAATAGAAGTTGTTAAAATATAAGCAAACATAACGATAAATACGAGAGAAATTTATAACGCAAAGCTTTCAATGAGGTATTACATTGGAAAACAGATGActaaaacgaagaaaaatataTTGGTTATAACAGTTTCTTTCGGGCGTCACTGTGTTCACTGAAGACAAACACGAAACACCAGTAAGTAGCGTGGTGTTTCACTTGTTTCAGCCTACCAGTACACTAACCCCCTTCGCAACCACAACCCTTTTCCGCAGCTCCTTTCGCTGTTCCCTTTCTAAACATTGATGTCTTTAAGCCTCCCCAAAGCTTCAGCGTCTGTCCTTCTTTCGTTCTATCATTCCGGTCCGAATGCTGGCAAATGGACAACTCTGTCATTGTACCCATTCAGCCGACACCTCTGCCATTTGCTTGCTTTTACCACGCGCGCAGGCCTGTCTTCCTTTCCACCATCCGGTCGATCGATAATTCGGAGTAGCGCGAAAAAAATCTCCCGCTAGCGATCGTAGTCAGCCCGGCCTGACCCGGCTGGCTGTCGTTCGTCGTTCGCGTGCCCCATCACAAGAATAAATAGTTACCGGTGTTCGTGCACCATATATGTGCGTTTAAAAGGAGGGGGGCCTGTTAGCGGGCCCAACCTTCCCATTAGCCGGTTCGGGCAGGACGATTACGATCAGGTCAGCGGGAAAGTGTAGCCGGTGTATAGTGGCGGCTTAAGAACGATCCGAACTAGATTAGTCGATAGGGGAGAATTGGAATAAAGAACAATAATTAGCTGTATGTTTCTAGTGTTTAAGCTTTTGGCGATAAATGGGTCaactggaaacaaaaaaaatacagaaataTGCAAAGAACTTTTCCATCCACCCAAAGCATTACAATGACTTTTCTCTTAATaaagtttcccttttttggagCTGAGCTGAGGGCCGATCAAACTATGAGCCTTTGTGCACCCTGGTCAATGCTCATGCGAACAATGGTCACCCCACCAAACCTCCAACCCTCTCTGAGAAGGGTTTCAGGCGCAACATTACCGGAGTATCACAAACATTACTTTCATTACAGCCAAGCATTGTTTTTCGCTACTACCAATGGATGGAACTTCATTATGTTAATTGATACAAtgctagttttttttgtgctgcgaGCATCCATTCTCATGCCAATAAGGCATCCCGAAAGTGTTGAAAGGTTTCTATTCATATCTAGCTGTATAAACACCATTACCATTAGCATTTATCATTCAAAGATAATATAAAAGGGACATTTAATCATGATCTCTCGGACTatagtgttttatgtttcggtTCTGTTTATTGTTATGCGTCAGATAAGTGAGAGAATGGTGTAAGAAATGGTTTTGCTGACGCAAATCATGTTGCTGAAAGGTTACGGGGCCTGTTCCTTGATTCGTGAGGAACGGATTAAACCTAACGTTTGTGGCAGTATCAGTGTGCCAATTTTGTTAATCAACGTGGGTGAATGTTCACGAATTCTCGTTCGCGTCAAAACAGACGCATCGATCGTTGTGAAATTGACAAATAGCTAGGGCTTATACGTATTTTCCCGACATTGATTAGACTCGGAGAAGTATGATGAAATGTTTGAATACCTCAAACAACGCATGATGATCATTAACTTCCTTTAAACTccagtacaacaaaaaaaaacacagccaatacctttttttaataattttaccaTTCCAGAAagagcagcggcggatcaaacggtgagcggagtaggcggtcgcctagggcctcgccgtgttgggggccccaataaatttgtgcctattgtttgatttttgaaaattttaaaacaaagttaaattatagcaaaaaaaaaattaatttacaaggtagaaaattgatcaaaaatatcttccttggttatataaaacatttttttctatgtgataaattaaatgcagagaagaatatcgactttgtgactttaaagtataaacgaaattgcaccaggaccaggacactaattttcccgttggtcgagaaaaatttcttcgaaaactacctgtttccgaatgtataataccaggagagcatccacggaagaggtagcacctagtacagcaattttggtcgaaaaccgccgaaaggtatgcaatgtttaaacactaactttcccgttggtcgtgaaaaatttcttcgaaaactaccagtttccgaatttaaagtaccaggagagcatacacggcagaggtagctcctggtactgcgccgtaaggtatgcaatgtttatacactaactttgcaaccaacttgcaacgcaatgcgccgtaaggtatgcaatgtttatacactaaccttgcaaccaacttgcaatgcaagtttggtgcatgcaagaaacttgcagcaagatggcgcccaacttcgtacttgcatgcaacaaacttgcatgcgaacttgcatgcaagttcttgcaagcaaattcttgcatgcaaacttgcatacaagaacttgtatgcaagtttgtatgcaagtttgcatgcaagaatttgcatgcaaacttgcatgcaagaacttgcctgcaaacttgcatgcaagtttgttgcatgcaagtacgaagttgggcgttGTTTGTTGGGCGGAGTTTTGTGTAGGTTTTTCGTCATAAGCAAGCAGGTTAATTTGTTGTAATAAACGATCATGATATCACTCTTTCTCAGTGGatgatcaatccccttggaggcccaaggcggaattatagttggggcctctaatttcaaaaacgatggagggagggaaggggaacattgaggggacttgaaatgagacaagtcgaaaagcgcagttagaaggggcctactccgcctaccgtttgatccgccgctgggccaccccaaatcaccatcttcgaatacaataacggaaccggctatatcaccaccaacaacagttaccactgtacctgcactcttctaaatggagctacaaccatacgtgcgccaacttcgagaagctgcacgtggtggaatttacaactacagcatccaaggagcactttgccatcgaattggttcgctcgctgttcttccgggatattcgccgtgcaacactcagttatacttcttcgatcttaacttaactttacaaaacattcaagcaccagtagttggtggtggacataatcgatattgtctgtcctgcagcgagtatttatcactcgcaatctcctaactcggatgttcagtcatacatatgaacgcatgtcttttcgcgatgagctgcgcctttgtcTCCTTTCAcatataccaggtattgaccagtgccggaacaacgcaccgactgcaggtgagataggtcatgtgcagtggaggatcaatccccttggaggcccagggcggaatttttcaagggggccccataattttgctacggcattatcggtgttagggagatgaaCTTCAAACAtaatgtaacaacaccagcaaagtctcggaaagaaagctcccttgcgtacatctcagagttctgttgcgtagccctgtaaacgggcctagtaagctagtctctatatataaacgtttgtatgcgctaaggagaacgataacgccactacttggatcgccattagctggtacgaaattccatacaaaaccagctgttttcagattgccgataccaggagagcatccacggaagaagtagcacctagtacaacaattttggtcgaaaaccgccgaaaggtatgcaatgtttaaacactaactttcccgttggtcgagaaaaatttcttcgaaaactacctgtttccgaatgtataataccaggagagcatccacggaagaggtagcacctagtacagcaattttggtcgaaaaccgccgaaaggtatgcaatgtttaaacactaactttcccgttggtcgtgaaaaatttcttcgaaaactaccagtttccgaatttaaagtaccaggagagcatacacggaagaggtagctcctggtactcgcgccgtaaggtatgcaatgtttatacactaactttgcaaccaacttgcaacgcaatgcgccgtaaggtatgcaatgtttatacactaaccttgcaaccaacttgcaatgcaagtttggtgcatgcaagaaacttgcagcaagatggcgcccaacttcgtacttgcatgcaagttcttgcatgcaagtttgcaggcaagttcttgcatgcaagtttgcatgcaaattcttgcatgcaaacttgcatacaagaacttgtatgcaagtttgtatgcaagtttgcatgcaagaatttgcatgcaaacttgcatgcaagaacttgcctgcaaacttgcatgcaagaacttgcatgcaagtacgaagttgggcgccatcttgctgcaagtttcttgcatgcaccaaacttgcattgcaagttggttgcaaggttagtgtataaacattgcataccttacggcgcattgcgttgcaagttggttgcaaagttagtgtataaacattgcataccttacggcgctagtaccaggagctacctcttccgtgtatgctctcctggtactttaaattcggaaactggtagttttcgaagaaatttttcacgaccaacgggaaagttagtgtttaaacattgcatacctttcggcggttttcgaccaaaattgctgtactaggtgctacctcttccgtggatgctctcctggtattatacattcggaaacaggtagttttcgaagaaatttttctcgaccaacgggaaagttagtgtttaaacattgcatacctttcggcggttttcgaccaaaattgttgtactaggtgctacttcttccgtggatgctctcctggtatcggcaatctgaaaacagctggttttgtatggaatttcgtaccagctaatggcgatccaagtagtggcgttatcgttctccttagcgcatacaaacgtttatatatagagactagcttactaggcccgtttacagggctacgcaacagaactctgagatgtacgcaagggagctttctttccgagactttgctggtgttgttacattaTGTTTGAAGttcatctccctaacaccgataatgccgtagcaaaattatggggcccccttgaaaaattccgccctgggcctccaaggggattgatcctccactgcacatgacctatctcacctgcagtcggtgcgttgttccggcactggtcaatacctggtatatgTGAAAGGAgacaaaggcgcagctcatcgcgaaaagacatgcgttcatatgtatgactgaacatccgagttaggagattgcgagtgataaatactcgctgcaggacagacaatatcgattatgtccaccaccaactactggtgcttgaatgttttgtaaagttaagttaagatcgaagaagtataactgagtgttgcacggcgaatatcccggaagaacagcgagcgaaccaattcgatggcaaagtgctccttggatgctgtagttgtaaattccaccacgtgcagcttctcgaagttggcgcacgtatggttgtagctccatttagaagagtgcaggtacagtggtaactgttgttggtggtgatatagccggttccgttattgtattcgaagatggtgatttggggtggcccagcggcggatcaaacggtaggcggagtaggccccttctaactgcgcttttcgacttgtctcatttcaagtcccctcaatgttccccttccctccctccatcgtttttgaaattagaggccccaactataattccgccttgggcctccaaggggattgatcatCCACTGAGAAAGAGTGATATCATGATCGTTTATTACAACAAATTAACCTGCTTGCTTATGACGAAAAACCTACACAAAACGTTCGGCCACATTCCAGCGAAACGGTGAGCCGGTTAGTTAGtttttactgctgctgcttcggcaGAAGTCGTCGGTACGGAACACCTAGGAATATTTTGTTCACCAGCTCGACCATCACCGGTTCCCATACTTCCCGGGAGCTGGGCAGCAACTCCTTGTAGAACATTGGCCAGTACTGGTTGACAAACTCCAGAGCGATTTGATCTAGAAAGACAGGGAGACCGACCATCAGTACACTGTCGAATAGAAATTCTCGTCCGGCACTTACTCAATTCTGGATCGGGGAACAGTCCCGTGGCGTAAATCTTCATGTTAGCTACCTCAGGAGCCATGTCGAAGCTTTCGATCTCCAGATATTCCTCGCCGTCACGTTCCTTCACGCTTCCCGACATCGTCCAGGTGGTCGTAACGTCAGCTGGAATCATAAAATATAAGATACATCAAGTGACATTGGCTGTTGGTGGACGTAATTCAAAGGGTTACTTACACATGGTGTTGTTAAAGTAGCCCTTCGACGCCAGCTTAATACTGTTGAAGCGTCCCTCGCCCTTGAAGTATCCATCAATGACGATCTCCGGGAAGTGCACATCGACGGCAAGGTTCAAAGACTTGTCCGTGGCTGTCGCCCGTGCGTCCAGAATCCGGGCCTTGCTCATGCCGTACGTTTTGGAGTTTTTAACGTGAAGCGAAGCCGACATTTGGTTGCGCTTGTAATCGATGTAGGTGCTCTTGGTCTCGTACGGATCAAGCGATGGGAAACCGAGAGATTCAATACCAGTCTGACGAAAGATATGCAGcgaaattgaattataaaaacATATATTGATAATTTGACAAAAGAAGTCATTTTAgaagcataaataaataaaacagaataaaaaagcaaaacttacaaactaaaaaattaaacacaaaataaaacacaagaaaACTAAATGTGAATAAAAGTTTAAGgataaaaaacgaaaaaagaaaataaagaaagagCTATGCAAAGAGACGTAACGATAGTAAACTAAGCGCCACACGTTAAAAAACGCAATAAGgaaacgaattaaattaacattaaacTGAAGGATGGGCAAGCAGTTGATCATGACCTAGGTACGCTATAGGTGAACCTTGAACTACCGACTAGATTTAAACGAGTTCCTTCCCCCAGCCCTACTTACATGCATTTCCGGAAGCATACGCTGGATGCTGTTCTTGATGCAATTGCCAAGCAAAGGACTGTCACGATAACAGATCTCCATGTAAGCGGCTACAAAATATGGGAAGAAAATGTGGAACAGAAAGCAAAGCAGGTCAAGGATATGCGGTGAGACTTGCCATGatattgtttaataattttgcgTAATTCTGTAGTAGTGCGTGAGGTTCTCATCCCCattgaaatggaatggaaatgttTCTCGAACATTGTCCCCCTCCCATCCCCTCCCCAGCCTTCAATACGATGCACCTAATCTCATTAACTCGAGCTGCGGTGATGGAGGCACAATTATTCTCATCGACGAGAACTAGATGTTGCTTTTGATTTTCTCATGAATCACACATACCCATCACGGCGAAGTCACGCTGGGGGAGCTTACTAACGAGAATGAttacgcatgtgtgtgcttcaTTTTAGAACAACACTCATGATGAAGCTAAGCCGGATAGAGATCACTCAgctcaaacgaaaaaaaaatcatctcattaagtataaaaaaaaccattcttcGTCTTTGGTTTGACCTGTTACGATAATTTGGTTCTGgtctagcaattttatcttTGCTACATTTCTAGAACTTACTCATCTAAGTGGAAGCATTAATATTCAagatattgtgtgtgtgtgtttatgcgtGTGTGAAGTATTGTTCAACAAATTTTTATCGCTCGTTCCGTTCATCTGTCTTCTACCGGAATGAAGTCTTTCTTTTATGGTCGCATCAAGGTCGAAgttgtgcttttttgcttttatgtcGTCTACCTTTAACGACCACAAATGAATATATTTTCTTACACAAAATAAACCAGAAACAAGCGAGTTCCTGTTTTTCTTGATTTATAAATGAATCAAttaataaaaaagctgttGCCACACAGAATAAAACGTGTTTTCACTGAACCTAAACGAGGCATTCTCATGGTATCGTATTAAGCGTTTGGTCAACTCAACTTCTTTAGTTCGAATCTAGTCTGAACCGTTGGTCTTGAGTTTTGATTATACACGGTCGGAAACCAATGTGTAGAAGATTGATTAagattttaaaatagtttCCCTTCACTATTTTCTTATCACatacttttccttttcaatttcctatctctctctctctctcttttttgctCTCTGATTTTTCTatcaaatgcaataaaaaatacaaattcgCACGTAACACAAATTAATACACGCTTGTCAACAAACGCGACATGACACGATCTCTCATTAAATCGTGAACTAAAATACCCATTAGTAGTTATCCACCTCTCTGTTCCACATTAATTGTTTACTCCACTTGCCAAAGTATGATCACGTGCAAAATATGATCAGCAAGCGTTGCAAGTTGCAACTGCATGCACACGGATTAAACGAGGTCTTGCAAGATGCACACACCGATAAAGCGCTTAAACCCGGCTCGAGTTTTGGAGTTACTTACGCAATTCCACCTCCGACGCAGCCATCGTACCGCACACGCACAGTGCCCCCAAAAGCACTAACAACTTCATGGTGTCCTTGGTGGAAGGGAACTGTTGTAAAAACCCTTTTTCACGCACTACACACTCGTTTACACGGTCGAGTTCACTGGTTGGAACCTGGGCTTATTTAGTGCAGCTTGGTTTTGGCTGCCTGAACTGTGACTATCTGAACGGTCGCTCGTCGAGTGTGAATGCTTTTATAGATGTTGACCGGCATGAAAAATGCGATGgttaaccaccaccaccaccaccggcacacATTATCGGAGAGTCATGCCAATTTACGAGATGTTGTTTCACTGCTCTACCCTCCGCCACATCCTCGCTTCCAGCTCCTTGCTGGAACGATAAACCGTGTTCTatgtggtttcacttttcatctcACTTTACACTCAAGGGTTAAAGATGCGTACGAAGAAGCATATGTAGGAAGGAGGGGATTGCGAAATCGGACAGACTGTCCGGACTGTCTCAAACCTTATGGTAGGAAACAGCAATGAGTTTTATTTGTTGAATTTATTGAGAAATTTGTTTAAGTAATCTCGAACAGTCGATGACAGCATTGTTCTCATGCTAGTTAGCGCCATCTAGCGGCAATTTCAAAAACTTTTATACTACACACAATATAGTAAACTGATCATATCATTAGATTGATCCTCAGACTtcgtaataaataaaaaaagatcgTAAACTAATTGAAAACCTCAAAGTATTATCTCAGTCGAGCTATTATCACTATTATTGTCGTGTTAATTTAATAGACTATATTTGCACACAAAAGCAGGAATATGGTTCCAGCTGAACCTGATGTACCTCTCCTTCATAGTACTTCATTAATCACCCCCCGCCCAGGGTATCGCCGTCCGAATATACATATCAACATCACTTTTCAGCAAACGTTTCAAGGTTAGCAACCGGTTTAATTTTGCCCCCAAAGATCTTGGCGGCTACCACCATCAGGCTCTGCGGCTTTGGCCAGCAGAGTCATTCAACTTTCTTGCTTATTTTATTGCATAACGTAAGCCTATCGAAATGCAGCTGCAACAAAACGGCCGGTCTACTGATATTCAATAAGAATAGCGTAAAGCGGTAAAGAAAACACGCTAATTTTCTATCAGTCAGCGGTGCACAATTCCCATCACAACGGACGCCAAAATGCAAACCATAATGCTAAGCTGGAATTACGCGACGAGAACATTACATGCAATATATTGCATAATAAGCTACCAgacgcatcatcatcatcttgttTTCTGTGCAAAAATAGCCGTGTCTGCCATGCAGCGTAGTAAATTACGCTGTTCAAACAATGACAACACCCTCTTCTATACCTTTAACCTTTCAGAGGACGGATAGGATCTCCGCCAGGTGAGGATGATCGagaatgtttgtttcattttcatctcgATAATTTAATCTCTTTTCTCACACCCGAGGAGCATACAAAACaggaaataaaatatgcaCATGTACTTCACAACGGATGCTAAATCAAGGTATGCCACCTAGTGGCCTCGTT
Protein-coding sequences here:
- the LOC128305285 gene encoding uncharacterized protein LOC128305285, which produces MKLLVLLGALCVCGTMAASEVELPAYMEICYRDSPLLGNCIKNSIQRMLPEMHTGIESLGFPSLDPYETKSTYIDYKRNQMSASLHVKNSKTYGMSKARILDARATATDKSLNLAVDVHFPEIVIDGYFKGEGRFNSIKLASKGYFNNTMSDVTTTWTMSGSVKERDGEEYLEIESFDMAPEVANMKIYATGLFPDPELNQIALEFVNQYWPMFYKELLPSSREVWEPVMVELVNKIFLGVPYRRLLPKQQQ